The segment GATCACCATCAGCATCTGGGCCATGCCCGCCACCAGGGAGGCGGCCACCATCCAGGGCAGCGACGGGCTGGCGGCGGCCATCCACAGGCCGGCGGCCAGGCCGGCGGAACCGGCCATCATCAGGGGCCGCTCGCCCCAGCGGCTCACCAGCCCGCCCGCGGGGAGCGAGAGGAAGAGGGGCACCAGAGCGTAGGCGCCCGCGATGACGCCCAGCCAGGTGGCCCCGGCCCCCAGCTCCTGCACGGCGAAGACGGAGAACAGCGGCCGGGACATGGTGACGACGGCAAAGGTCAGGGCGGCCAGCAGGTTGACGCGCCACAGCGTGGCGCGCACTTGGCGGCGCGTCAACGGCGCCGGTTCGTCGGGACCGACTAGGCTGCTAGCGGGACGAACCCGCTCCGAACCCAAGCATCTCCGGTCGTCGGTGCCGGTCCGCTCATCCTTCACCCCGGGCCCCTCCCCGAACTCCTTGGGTGCGCTTGGGTCATGCTCCTACGTCTTGGTTCATGATGCTTCGTGTGTCGAACCATTTCCGCACACCACATACCACATCCCGCTTTCAAGGAAAAGGGCCGCCCAGGGGAACGGGGCGTCATGGCGGCACGGAAAGATTATTCAGTGGAAGGCGCCGCCGCGGCCGATGTTGACCCGTACCCGCACGTCGACTTGCGCCTGCGGCCACTGCTGGTGCCAGTCGCGGACCTGAAACAGCCGGGGCTGGGCAATGCGCCAGCGCTCGCCGAAGCCCAGGGGATCGCTGCCCATTTGCTGCAGCCGCCGGACCAACCGGGTGAGGGCCAGGGTGAGATCGTGGCTGGCCGCCTGTTGCAGGAGCTCAGGGGGGCTGCCCGTGGCGCCGTAGACCTCGACCAGCGCCATGTTGAGCGAGGCCTCGAAGCGAAATCGGGGCCTGCCGCCGGGGCCCGGTGAGAGGGGCAGGATGCGGGTGTTCGCACCCAGGGGCCGCAGAGCGATCCGCCGCCCGTCCGGCAGGTCAACCTCCCAGAAGGTGTTCCGCGCATCCCGGATCAACGCCAGGAGGTGGGTCTCCTTCTCGCTCAGGAGGCCGACCATTCGGCTATCGCGGAAAGCCGCCACCTGGGCCACCCGCATCTGCCCCTGGGGTCCCGGTGCCACCACGGGCACCAGGGCATCCCGCCCGGGCAGCAGGGTGTCGACCCACACCCGCCAGTAGGGGATGGCCAGAGCCCCCGTAGGCTTACCCCGGGCGCGGAAGACATCGTCCAAATAGAACTCGGGAAAGGTCTGTTGGGGCGGCTTGACCGCCAGCACCCGGGCCGGGTCGCCCCGCGCCACCACGAACCAGGCGGCCCGGGGAATGTCCGTGTTGTTCATGAGAAATTCCAGAAGGGACAGGACGCCCCGGCGCGCCAGGCGCTCGGAGACCCCGATCACCAGGATCTGACCGAGAAAGAGATCCCGGCTGGTCACATCCCGCAGAGCGGCCAGGTTCTCCGACGCCGTCCGGCCCCGGGTCTGAAGCACCACGAAGGCCGGTTCCTTCACCTGGGGCCCGATGGCCGTTCCGCCTGAAGGTACCAGGGCACGCGGGTCGGGCACCGAGGCCACCATGCGGAAGCCGCCGCCCCGGTCGGTGTCAAAGGCCAGACCCAGCACCACGGTGCGCCGGTCGATCTCCTCCAGGTCCCAGCAGCCCGTCAGCGTCACGGCCACCAGCAGCAAAAGGGCCAGCAGCCGGGCCTTGGCTCCCTTCATGGGGCCGCCTCCGCCCCCACCCGCCGCCACCGGGCCACCAGCCAGAGCACCCCAGGGTAGAAGACGGCGCTGTAAAGGCCCCCGTACATCACCACCCGTCGCAACAGATCCAGCTGTGCTTCGTCCTGCGGGGCCAGGCACACGGCCGCCGCGGCCGCCGCCAGCACCGGCAAAAGCCAGGGCATGACCCGCGGGCCGAGGCCGAGCCAGACCGGCAGGCCGACATAATCGCTAACAAAAAAGACCGCGCTGGAGACAAACAGCACCACCTGGTACACCACCAGGCCTGGCAGGCCCAGCTCCTCCAGCAGGGCCAGGGGCACCTGGACCACCCGGAGGGCCTCCAGGCCCGGCCAGGCCATCAGGGCGACCCCGCGGTGGCTGAAGATGGCCAGTGTAGCCGCCGTGGCGATGACTTTAAACAGGGCCACGGCCACGTAGGTCAGTACGAGGGAGCGCCGGTGGTCTTGGGGCCGCCGCACCATGGCCAGTTGGACCGGCAGGTGCTTGATCGGGATGAAAGGTGAGAAAGCGGTAGTGGGCACGGCGGCCAGCACCGCGGTGGGGATGGGCCAGACGGGCGCAAGCAGTAGCAGGTCGACGTTGCGCATGGCGATGGCCAGCATGATCCCGGAGGCTGCCACCACGGGGAGGAAGAGCATCTGCGCAAGCCGGTTCAGGGCCATGGGTCCCAGGCTCACCACCAAGACGATGCCACTCGTTACCAGCGCCGTGATCGCCCAGATGGGGGTGCGCGGTAGCAGGTAGGTTTGGACCACAATGACGAACTGGCGTAAGAAGTAGCCGAGGAAAATGACGCCGTAGAGCAGGATCAAACCGTTGGTGACAAAGGCCACCGGCCGTCCCAGCAGGCGGCGGGCGTACTGGTAGACGGTCTGGCCGGGGAAGCGGGAGGCCAGGTCGACCATCAGGAGGACCAGGGGCAGGCCCATCAGGGCGCCCAGCAGCTCCACCAGCCAGCCGAACCGGCCGGCCGCCCGCGCCAGCCACATGGGGCCGTCCAGTAACTGGAACTGGAACAGGGTGAAGAAGAACAGGGCCACCAGGCCACGGCCTGAGAGCCAGGCCCCCGCGCGGCCGGTGCTGCGGGTCGCCTCCGGCGCGGCGGAGGCTGTGGCGACCTTCCTGCGGGCGGCCGGCCCGGTGCCGGCGACCCTTGGCGCCCGGGGGCCGGCGACCACTGAATTCCCCTCCCTCTGGGCCATGGCTTCCACCGCGCCTCCCTGCGCAGGCGTCTAGGACCCGGCCTGCCGCCAACGCGTCGCCTCAGGGCCGGGCCGCTGCACCCTTTTCCCAGTGGGGCGGCCGCACCGCCATGCGCAGCAGCCGCTTGGGCCGCATGGGCCCGAAGGGCGTCATGTAGGGGGCGCCGGCGGACTCCGCCGCGGCCAGGTGGGCCGCCACCAGCAGCATGCCGGCCACCAGGCCCGTCAGGCCGAAGGTGGCGCTCAGGGCGATCAGGGCGAACTTCAGAATGCGCCAGGTCAGGCCAAGGAAGTAGTTGGGGATCGCAAAGGAGGCGATGGCGGTCCCCGCCGTCACCACGATCACGATGCCCGAGACGAACCCGGCCTGGGCGGCGGCCGTCCCCAGCACCACGCCGCCGGCGATGCCCACCGTCTGGCCGACGGCGGCCGGCAGGCGCAGGCCGCCCTCCCGGAAGAGCTCGAAGAGCAGCTCCATGGCCACCAGTTCGACGGCCGCCGGCATGGGCGTGCCCTGGCGGATGCCGGCGCTGGCCAGGGCCAGCTTGGTGGGGATCAGCTCGGGGTGGAACCCTACCAGGGTGATGTAAAGCCCGGGCAGGGCCAGGGAGATGAACAGGCCCACGATGCGCAGGAGCCGCACGGCGGTGCCCTGCCAGAAGTTGACGTAATAGTCGTCCGGGCTCTGGTAGAGCTCGGCAAGGGACGTGGGCACGAAGAGGGCAAAGGGGCTGCGGTCCACCAGGACCACCACCCGTCCCTCCAGCAGGGCGGCCGCCACCTTGTCGGTGCGTTCGGTGGCGTGCACCAACGGGAAGATGGACCCCTTCCGGCCCGTCAGGTACTCCTCCACCGTGCCGCTTTCGATGATGGCGTCGGCGTCGATGCTCTGCAGCCGCTCCCACACCTCGTCCACGGTGGCCTGGGGCGCCAGGTTCTCGATGTAGACCATGGCCACCGGGGTGCGGGTGACCTTGCCCAGCTTGATCTTCCGCACCCGCAGGGACGGGTCCCGGATGAACCGCCGGATCAGGGCCAGGTTGTCCGAAAGGGTCTCCACCAGCCCCTCCCGCGGCCCGCGGATGGTGCGCTCCGATTCGGGCTCGTCAGGCTGGCGCTTGGGCCAGCCCTCGGCGCCGAAGGTCAGCATGTCGGGCACCCCCGCCACCACCAGGACGGCCTTGCCCTCGACCACGGCCTGAGCCGCCTGGCGGTAGGACCGGGTGCGCCGGACCTGGGTGGCAATGGTGATCGCCTGCTGAAGCTCGCGGGTAAGCCGGCCGGCTAGCTCGGGCGGCAGCGCAGGTTGGCGCTGACCGGCCGCTTGGCCCTTCTTCTGCCCATCCCGGGCCGGCCCACGGCGGGATGCCGGCCCGCCCTCCCGTCCCGGCCCCTGGCTCCGCCCCGGTCCGCCGCGGCGGCTTGAAGGCCCATCCCCTCGCGCCAGGCCGATGTCCCGGACGGGGGGGCCGGAGTCTTCTGCGCCGGCCGGGGCGGCGGGCGCTACGCTGGGGTTCCCGGCGGCGCCGCCGGGCTGGGCGGCCCGGGCCACCACCGCTGCCCAGCGGGCGGCGGCCAGGCGCTGCAGGGGCTCGAGCACCGCCTGGCTAACGAACTGGGGGTCCACCACGCCCTCGGCGTAGACCACCAGTCCCCGCAGCAGCCCGAAGTGGAAGGGCCTGTAAACGATGTCGTCGCTGGGACCGATGTGATAGGCAAGCTGGCGCCGCGCCCGCTCCAGGTCCCGCCGGGCGGGGCCGCTCAGGCGGCGGTAGCCGCCCGGGACCTCGCGGACGTGGTCCAGCAGGGTGTCGATGGCGGCCAGGGTCCGCCGGGTGTGGCGCCGCAAAAGTTTGAGCGCCCGCCGGGACGTGGGGTCGATTTGGGTGGCAGGCACGTCCCGCCGTTTCCCGCCCACCGGCCGGGAGGGCTCGACCAGGTTGGCCACGGCCCACCAGCCGGCCGGGCCGTCATAGCGGATTTCCGTCATGCCCCTGGTGCGGGGCGCGGCTTCCGCCCCGTGACCGCGCAGCCCCACCCGCCGGCCGGTTTCGACGCCACCACCCGGGTGCTGCCGGTTCACCAACGACCGGCCCCTGCCCACGGTCCCACCTCCTGACCGTAGCTTCTCCGGCCTGCTGCCTCTTCACCCGGGCGGTGGCAGGGTCACGGGGCAGGGGCGGCGGGGCCGGCGGGCAGGGGCGGCAGCGGGCAGGGGACCGGCGGGGCGCTGCCCTGCATATCCTGGCACGGCGGCGGCGCGGTTGGCCGGCGCCGGATCCGCCGCGGGGCGGGCGTCCGGCAAAGGATCCCGCAGGGGCTCCGATCAGGGACCGGGACCGGCGAGTCCGGCCAGGGGATCCGCCAAGGGGGAGGGAGGCAGGTCATGAACGCCGATGCGGTGCTGTCGGGGGGCGGCGTCCGGGTCATCGCCCTCGTCGGTGCCCTGGAAGTGGCGGAAGAACGGGGCTACCGCTGGGTCAACCTGGGCGGCACCTCGGGGGGCGCCATCGTGGCCGCCCTGCGAGCGGCCGGCTACACGCCGGCCGAGATGCGCCAGCTGATGGAGTCCACCGACTTCAGCCGGTTCCGGGATCGGGATGCCCTGGACCGGGTGCCCCTGGCGGGCACCCTGCTGAGCCTGCTGCTTGAGAACGGGCTCTACGAGGGCCGGGCCCTGGAGGCGTGGCTGGAAGAGCTGCTGGCCCGCAAGGGCGTCCGCACCTTCGGCGATCTGGAGCTGCCCGCCGCCCTGGCCGGCGACGATCCGCGCTTCCGCTACCGGCTGCAGGTGGTGGCGGCCGATGTCACCCGGCGGCGCCTGCTAGTGCTGCCCCGCGACCTGCCGGACTACGGCCTGGACCCCGCCGGGTTCTCCGTGGCCCGGGCGGTGCGCATGAGCGCAGCACTGCCGTACTTCTACGAGCCCGTCCCGCTGGTCTACCCGGGCCCGGACGGCCCGGAGACCAGCCTGGTGGTGGACGGCGGCCTTGTGGCCAACTTCCCGGTCTGGCTCTTCGACGTGGAAGGTGTGCCGCCCTGGCCCACCTTCGGCTTCCGGCTGGCCGACCCGGTGGACCAGGCCGTCCCCTTCGACGGGCCCGTGGGCTACCTGATCGCCCTGGTCAGCACGGCCCTGGAGGCGCGGGAGGAGCTGGCCAACGCCCACACTGCGGCCCGCACCGTGGCCGTGCCCACCCTGGGGGTGCGGACCACCGACTTCGACCTGGACCTGGCCATGCGACGCCGCCTCTACCAGGCGGGCCGGGAGGCGGCGGCCCGGTTCTTCCGCCAGTGGGACTTCGGCCGTTACAAGCAGGCCTTTCGCGGCCAGGCGGGGCCGCTGGCGGTGTAGGCGCCACCGCCCCGGCCCCGCCGGTGGCCTGGCCAGCCTGGGCACGGCGTGCCGCCCGCCGGTTGCGCCTGCGGCCGGTCCGTCATCAGGACCCGGTGGTGGCGGGCCGCTCTGGAGCGCCGGCGTCCTGCGGGGCTAGCCTCGGGCCGCCCCGCCCGCGGCCCCCGGTCCGCCCGCCGGGCCTGCCGGGCCCGGCGCCCCGCCCGTGCCGCTGCCGGCGCCGGGCGCCTGGGCCGCCTTGCGTTGCATTTCCCGTTCCCGCAGCTCCACCCGCCGGATCTTCCCGGAGATGGTCTTGGGCAGGTCGGGCACGAACTCGATCTCCCGCGGGTACTTGTAGGGTGCGGTGGTGTTCTTCACGTGCTCCTGCAGCTCGGCGGCCAGGGCGGGGCTGGGCTCGTAGCCCGGCGCCAGCACCACGAAGGCCTTGACGACGCTGCCGCGGACGGGGTCGGGGCTTGCCACCACGGCGGCCTCGGCCACGGCAGGGTGCTCCACCAGGGCGCTTTCCACCTCGAAGGGGCCGATGCGGTAGCCGGCGCTGATGATCACGTCGTCGGCCCGGCCGATGAACCAGAAGTAGCCGTCCTCGTCCATAATGCCGCGGTCCCCGGTGATGTACCACGGACCGACGCGGCGGGCGGCCGTGCCCTCGGGGTCCTTCCAGTACTCGCGGAAGATCCCCACCGGGCGGTGGGGCTCGACCCGGATGGCGATGTCACCCTCCTGCCCCGGCGGCAGCACCCGTCCCTCCTGGTCGATGATGGCCACCTCGGCATGGGGCGAGGGCTTGCCCATGGAGCCCGGCTTGACCGGCAGACCGGGCCAATTGGCCACCACGCACACCGTCTCCGTCTGGCCGTAGCCGTCCCGGATGGTGACGCCCGTGGCCTTCTCCCAGATGTGGATCACCTCGGGGTTCAGGGGCTCGCCCGCCGAGACGCAGGAGCGCAGGCTGGAGAGGTCATAGCGGTCCAGGGGTTCCAGCACCAGCAGGCGGTACACCGTGGGCGGCGCGCAGAGGCTTTGCGGCCGGTGGCGCTCGATGAGCCGCAGGGTCCGCTGCGGATCGAACTTGCCCGGCTTGTGGTCGACCAGCACCTGCGCCCCGGCCACCCACGGCCCGCAGAAGCTGGACCAGGCGGCCTTGGCCCAGCCCGTATCGGAGACGTTCCAGTGCAGGTCGCCGGGACGCAGGCCGCACCAGAGCTCGCCCGTCACCCGGTGGCCCAGGGGATAGCTGTGCTCGTGCAGGACCATCTTGGGATAGCCGGTGGTGCCCGACGTGAAGTAGATCAGCATGGGGTCGCTGGCGGCGGTGTCCTCCCCCTCGTCGGGGCCGGCGGCGGCCACGGCCTCCTCGTAGGGGATCCAGCCGGGCCGCGGGCCGCCGGTGACGATGCGAACCCGCAAGGAAGGGCACTGGCTGGCGACGGTGTCGACCCGCTCCGCCACCTCGGGATCGGCCACGATGGCCGCCGCCTCCGTGCGCTGGATCCGGTAGGCCAGATCCCGGGCGGTGAGCAGGGTGGTCCCCGGGGCGGGAATCGCACCCAGCCGGATCAGTCCCAGCATGACCTCCCACCAGGCGACCTCCCGGCCCAGCACCACCAGCACCCGGTCGCCCGGGCCGATCCCCAGCGAGCGCAGAAGGCCCGCCACCCGGCGGGAGCGCTCGGCGAAATGGCGGAAGGTATAGGGATGGCCGCCGCCCTCGTCGTCTACCCACAGCATCGCCAGCCGTTCGGGATCTTCCGCCCAGCGGTCGACGGTGTCGCGGGCGAAGTTGTACCGCTCGGGCACCTCGATGCGAAAGGTCCCCATGGCGCATCCCCCTCGGACGTGGTCTCCGCCACCGGGGTTCGCCGGCGGCGGCAGGATTTCCTGGCGATGGCAGAACCTGCCCCGACCTCGACAGGCCGCCGGCCAGCCTGTACAAGAAGGGAGGAGGTGAGGACCGTGGCGGGCGGGTGGGATCCGGGGGCCGTGCTGCTGGACGTCCAGGGCGTGACCCGCAGCCTGGGCGGGCGGGAGATCCTCCGGGGCGTCGATTTGCGGGTGCGGGCGGGCGACCGCCTGGGACTGGTGGGTCCCAACGGCGCCGGCAAGTCCACGCTGCTGCGCATCCTGGCCGGGGTGCTGGAGCCGGACGGCGGCCGGGTCCACCGGGCCCAGGGCCTGGCCGTGGGCTACCTGCCCCAGGATCCTGCGGCGATCCAGGGGGGCACCGTGCTGGAAGCGGTCCTGGACGGCTTCGGCGAGTTGCTGGTCCTGCGTCGCCAGCTGGCGGAACTGGAAGATCGCATCGCCCGGACCGCATCCCGGCCGTCCGCGGCGGCGCCGGGCCCGCAGGGCGAACCCCTCCAGGGGCTGCTGGACCGGTACGGGCGGCTCCAGGAGCGGTTCCAGCAGCAGGACGGCTATGCCATGGAGGCCCGGGCGCGCCAGGTCCTGCTGGGGCTCGGCTTCCACCCGGACGAGTTCGAGCGCCCGCCGGCGTCCCTCAGCGGCGGCCAGCGGGTGCGCCTGGGCCTGGCCCGGGTCCTGGTGGCCCGCCCGCCCCTGCTGCTCCTGGACGAGCCGACCAACCACCTGGACGTGGCGGCGGCTGCCTGGCTGGAGGACCACCTGGCCACGTACCCCGGGGCCGTGGTGCTGGTGTCCCACGACCGGGGCCTGCTGGCCCGGGCCTGCAACCGCATCGCCGAGCTGGTGGACGGGCGGCTCGGGCTGTACGACGGCAACTACGACGCCTACCGCCGGGAGCGCAGCCTGCGCCGCCAGCAGGCGGCTGCCGCCTACCGCGCCTACCAGGAGGAGCGCCGCCGCCTGGAGGACTTCGTGGCCCGCTACCGGGCCGGCAACCGGGCCACCCAGGCGAAGGACCGGGAAAGGAAGCTGGACCGCCTGGAGCGGCAGGCGCCCCCACCGCCCCCGCCACCGCCGCCGCTGCCCCGCATCCGCCTGGACGCGGGCAGCCCTTCCCACGAGGTGGTGTTCCGCCTGGAGGGGGCGGGCCACCGCTACGGGGAAGGCCCGTGGCTCTTCCGCGATCTCCATGCCGTGGTGCGGCGGAGACAGCGCATCGGGGTGCTGGGTCCCAACGGGGCCGGGAAGTCGACCCTGTTGCGGCTGCTGGCGGGCGACCTGGAACCCGTGTCGGGCCAGGTGGTACGCGGCGAGGGCGTCCGGGTGGGCTACCTCGACCAGCTGCTGGGCCTGACCGACCCCCGGCGCACGGTCCTGGAGGAGTACGTGGCGGCCACGGGCATGACCGTGGCCGAGGCCCGTCACGCCCTGGCGCGCTTCCTCTTCCGCGGGGAGGCCGTCCACCAGCCGGTCGGTTCCTTGAGCGGCGGCGAGCGCAGCCGCCTCATCCTGGCCCGGCTGGCCGCCCTGCGGGCCAACGTGCTGATCCTGGACGAGCCGACCAACCACCTGGACCTGGAGACCCGCGAGGTCCTGGAGGAGGCCCTGGCCCGCTACCCCGGGACGCTGGTGGTGACAAGCCACGATCGCGCCTTTCTGGAGCCGCTGGTAGAGACCATCTGGTGGGTGGAAGACGGCCGGGTCGAGCAGGCGCCGGGGCCTCTCAGCCGCTGGCTGGCGGCCCGCCTGAGCCAGCGGGCGGAACCCGCCGGGCCGGAGGCCGGTACCACCGTGATCCAGCCGCCGCCCCGGGGGCCGGCCGCCGGCGCCGCAGGACAAGCGCACGGCGGAGCCGCCGGGGGCGGGCCGTCCCGGCCCGCGCCGGCCGCCAACCTCTCCCGCGACCGGCTGCGCCGGCTGGCCCAGCAGGTCCGGTCGCTGGAAGAGGCGATTGCCCAGCTGGAGCAGGAGCAAGCCGGCCTGGTGCAAAAGCTTTCGGACCCGGCCTTCCTGGCCCGGGGTGGCGCGGCGGTGGCGTCCGCGGCGCGCCGGGCGGAAAGCCTGGCCTGGGAGCTTGAGGCGCGCATGGCGGAATGGGAGAGCTTGAGCCGGCTGCTGGAACAAGCCGCCGTGCCGGGGCGGGGGAGCGAGGGCGGCGGCGCCGCCGCCCTGCAGTGACGCCAGGCCCGTGACAGGCGCGGTCTACGGCCCGGGACGCCCCTTCCGGGCTGCTGGCGATCGATGACGGTGATCCTGCAGCGGCGTATAATGCTGACGGAAGACTTGCTCCGCGCGCTTCACCGCGCATTGACCGGTATGCAGCGGGTCGGAGTGGCCAGCACGAGCCCGCGAGGGGGAACAGCGCACCATGCCGGAGGCACAGCACTCGCCTCTGAGGGCTGCCCAGAAGCAGCTGGCCGCCGTGGTCGAGCGGCTGGGGCTGGGGCCCGACGTATATGAGTTGCTGAAAGAGCCGGCCCGTGTCATCGAGGTGTCCATTCCCGTCCGGATGGACAACGGCCGGCTCAAGCTTTTCAAGGGCTATCGTGCCCAGCACTGCGACGTGCTGGGACCCACCAAGGGAGGCATCCGCTTCCACCCCCGGGTCGACCTGGACGAGGTCAAGGCCCTGGCCATCTGGATGACCTTCAAGTGCGCCCTGCTGGGGCTCCCCTACGGCGGGGCCAAGGGCGGCGTGATCTGCGATCCGCGGGAGCTTTCCCGGCGGGAGCTGGAGGAACTTAGCCGCGGCTACATCCGCGCGCTGGCCGGGTTCATCGGTCCCGACCGGGACATCCCGGCACCCGACGTCAACACGTCGGACCAGGTGATGGGCTGGATGCTGGACGAGTTCTCCCGGATCACCGGCCACCCCAACCCCGCGGTGATCACGGGCAAGCCGCTGGTCTTGGGCGGTTCCCGCGGCCGGGGCGAGGCGACGGGGCGGGGCGTGGTGGTTACCATCCGGGAGGCCGCCCGGGTCCTGGGCATGGACATGCAGCAGATGACCGCGGCCATCCAGGGCTTCGGCAAGGTCGGCAGCTGGGTGGCCCGCTACCTGCACCGCGCGGGTACCCGGGTGGTGGCGGTGGTGGACGCCTACGGCGGCGTCTACAACCCGGCGGGGCTCGACGTCGAGGCGCTCTTTGCCTACGGCCGCCAGAACGGGACGGTGCGCGACTTCCCCGGCGGCCAGCCCATCGACAATGAGGCCCTGTTCCGGCTGCCGGTGGACGTGCTGGTCCCCGCCGCCCTGGAGAACGTGATCACCGAGGAGAACGCGCCCCACATCCAGGCGCGCATCATCGCCGAAGGGGCCAACGGCCCCACCACTCCCGAGGCCGACGAGATCCTCTACCGGCGGGGCATCTTCGTGCTGCCGGACATCCTGGCCAACGCCGGCGGCGTCACGGTCTCCTACTTCGAGTGGGTCCAGAACCTGATGCAGTACTACTGGTCGGAAGAACAGGTGGTGCGGCAGCTGGAGCGCCTCATGGTCGGCGCCTTCAAGGCGGTCTACCGCTGTCATGTGGAAGAGTCCGTCCCCATGCGCCTGGCGGCCTACATGGTGGCCATCGACCGCCTGGCCGAGGCGCTGATCGCCCGGGGCTGGGTGCCCGCCACCGACTACCACCACGTGCCCCAGCCGGAGCCGGCGGAAGCGGCCGTCGACGTCTTTCGCGAGCCCGCCACGCCGGTGTAACGTGGAAGGAGAACGTGCGGAAGTCGGGTGGGGCCGGCCCGCCGCGGCCGGCCCTTGCCGCGCAGGGAGGCGGTCATGGCAAGCTTCGCGGAGCGCCTGCGCAAGCGGGCGGGGCGGTTAAGCCGGGCCCAGCGCCAGCTGGCCGAGTTCATCCTGCAGAACGAGCCCCGGGCGGCTTTCATGACCGCCGCCCGCCTGGGGGCGGCGGTAGGGGTCAGCGAATCGACGGTGGTGCGGTTCGCCATCGCCCTGGGCTACAGCGGCTACCCCGAGCTGCAGCGGGACCTGCAGGACCAGCTTCGGGCCCGCCTGTCCGCCGCCGACCGCCTGGTGCTGGCGGAGGAGCGCGGCGAGCGGGCGGAGACCATCCTGGACACCGTTCTCCGCACCGACATGGACAACATCCGCGCCACCCTGGCCTCGCTGCCGCGGGACCGCTTTGCCGAGGCCGTCAGCGCCCTGCAGCGGGCCCGGGCCATCTACGTGGTGGGCCACCGCAGCGCTGCCGCGCTGGCCCACTACCTGGGCTACTACCTCCAGCTGATGCTGCGTAATGCCCGCACCCTGACCCACGCGGGGACCGCCCTGGAGGAGCTGATGGCGGCCGGTCCGGCCGACGTGGTGGTGGCCGTCACCTTTCCCCGCTACGCCCGGGCCACCGCCGAGGCCTTTCGCCTGGCCGCCCGGCGGGGAGCGCGCACCGTCCTCATCACCGACAGCGTGGTCTCGCCGCTGGTGGAAGACGCCGCCATCGTGCTTCCCGCCCGCTCCGAGTCCCCTTCCTTCGCCGACTCGCTGGTAGCGCCGCTCAGCGTCATCAACGCCCTCATCACCGCCGTCGCCCTGGCC is part of the Thermaerobacter subterraneus DSM 13965 genome and harbors:
- a CDS encoding Glu/Leu/Phe/Val family dehydrogenase — its product is MPEAQHSPLRAAQKQLAAVVERLGLGPDVYELLKEPARVIEVSIPVRMDNGRLKLFKGYRAQHCDVLGPTKGGIRFHPRVDLDEVKALAIWMTFKCALLGLPYGGAKGGVICDPRELSRRELEELSRGYIRALAGFIGPDRDIPAPDVNTSDQVMGWMLDEFSRITGHPNPAVITGKPLVLGGSRGRGEATGRGVVVTIREAARVLGMDMQQMTAAIQGFGKVGSWVARYLHRAGTRVVAVVDAYGGVYNPAGLDVEALFAYGRQNGTVRDFPGGQPIDNEALFRLPVDVLVPAALENVITEENAPHIQARIIAEGANGPTTPEADEILYRRGIFVLPDILANAGGVTVSYFEWVQNLMQYYWSEEQVVRQLERLMVGAFKAVYRCHVEESVPMRLAAYMVAIDRLAEALIARGWVPATDYHHVPQPEPAEAAVDVFREPATPV
- a CDS encoding MurR/RpiR family transcriptional regulator, whose translation is MASFAERLRKRAGRLSRAQRQLAEFILQNEPRAAFMTAARLGAAVGVSESTVVRFAIALGYSGYPELQRDLQDQLRARLSAADRLVLAEERGERAETILDTVLRTDMDNIRATLASLPRDRFAEAVSALQRARAIYVVGHRSAAALAHYLGYYLQLMLRNARTLTHAGTALEELMAAGPADVVVAVTFPRYARATAEAFRLAARRGARTVLITDSVVSPLVEDAAIVLPARSESPSFADSLVAPLSVINALITAVALAQPEKVRAALRELEDLWDRQGTYLKEERRSDRIVGPGEAGGDAGS